From Astyanax mexicanus isolate ESR-SI-001 chromosome 11, AstMex3_surface, whole genome shotgun sequence, the proteins below share one genomic window:
- the LOC125805028 gene encoding uncharacterized protein LOC125805028 isoform X2 — protein sequence MAVPNSFDARLQLPFSCIVCGPSNSGKSFFIKMLLENCTDSMSKIPDRIVWCYTCWQPLYDELMDKLNIYFVQGIPESLCDDELFPPHKTNLLVIDDLMESASKSEEVEKAFTKYTHHRNLSVIYLVQNLFFQGRSSRTINLNTNYMVLFKNPRDKLQINVLARQMYPRNSKYFLECFQDATSRPYGYLLVDLKASTPEDLRLRSGLFFTGGSCGVRTEEKGFRIMSDRLKRNYQVLKSLHQASPRERKLILRQAPTDLVLAICEIALNLLRGRIPLTAQQYARLKRQKKAIKLFADKRKSVKVKRNTINQSGGFLLPLLSVAVPFISSLIAARQK from the coding sequence ATGGCCGTACCTAACTCGTTCGATGCTAGACTTCAACTTCCTTTTTCTTGTATAGTTTGTGGACCCAGCAATAGCGGAAAATCTTTTTTCATCAAAATGTTACTTGAAAATTGTACGGACTCAATGTCTAAAATTCCGGACCGGATTGTATGGTGTTACACTTGCTGGCAACCCCTCTACGACGAGTTGATGGACaaactaaacatttattttgttcaaGGTATACCTGAATCATTGTGCGACGATGAACTTTTCCCTCCGCACAAAACAAACTTGTTGGTGATTGATGATTTGATGGAGTCCGCTAGCAAGAGCGAGGAAGTAGAAAAGGCTTTTACAAAATATACCCACCATAGAAACCTCAGCGTGATCTATTTGGttcaaaatttgttttttcaaggGAGAAGTAGCAGAACTATAAATTTAAATACCAATTACATGGTGCTTTTTAAAAATCCTAGAGATAAGCTACAGATCAACGTGTTGGCGCGTCAGATGTACCCCCGTAACAGCAAGTACTTTTTAGAATGCTTTCAAGACGCTACCTCTAGACCCTATGGGTATTTATTAGTAGACTTGAAAGCTTCAACGCCAGAAGATCTTAGACTCAGATCGGGTTTGTTTTTTACAGGAGGTTCCTGCGGTGTACGTACCGAAGAAAAAGGTTTTCGCATAATGTCCGATCGGTTAAAGAGAAATTATCAGGTTTTGAAATCGCTACATCAGGCATCGCCTCGAGAAAGGAAACTTATACTGCGTCAAGCTCCCACAGACCTCGTACTAGCCATTTGTGAAATAGCATTAAATCTACTGAGAGGACGCATTCCTTTAACGGCTCAACAGTACGCTCGactgaaaagacagaaaaaagcgaTTAAACTTTTTGCCGATAAAAGAAAATCTGTAAAGGTTAAAAGAAATACTATTAATCAATCCGGAGGTTTTCTTCTACCTTTGCTAAGCGTCGCGGTACCCTTCATCAGCAGCTTAATAGCGGCCCGTCAGAAATAG
- the LOC125805028 gene encoding uncharacterized protein LOC125805028 isoform X1 gives MSRKRCDNCFNIEAKRCKIRQESEYAPSTSDHLTCECVSDTELTLNLQHDHFHQLNQSLDRLRNECNPSVIEAVNRLNESLALTPDLNNVTEQSVTTPQNVTQESNIDLFHNLNQSLDRLRNECNPSLLDAVNRLNESLALTPDRNNVTEQSVTTAQNVTQEPMVDLFHNLNQSLDRLRNEADNENQHSHTLSSGSNQAFSVTVHNNENVQDQIGYGVEGEIPQDIHVNRIDRFNTTEIRRPLNFSSLGNVESFDEFYNYVMEVFNQTVEVANGYIGPKDSVYVEIQGDSLNVSASVEVIDGVINPNDIVTMIEQSMQSKFEILSDETLQIVIRIVHPPRGGARVKFSQMFNSEIVRNKLKHLFDFQNKDNLCFALCVSKLLNPDLNDYQVEHIAKRLQADVGMSENDAVSFADISLFEKLLDCKIVVMYRDAVKKGYSFFQNSTIPHEKTLFLFLHENHYYGVKNLKAVLGTGYVCSHCYAGYNDENHHKCEYRCNVCQDNDCPKLPKNTVQCQDCLRLCRTPYCYEKHKVKDDSGKNLCETRFYCAQCNTVQHGRKGTSKHSCRANLCRQCGAKVNPEFEHECFITPLEKEKNNKKYIFYDFETNQESGNHIANFICCSTFKGKVWTAEGPDCVSAFFKRYRRKKYKGYTFLAHNARSYDSYILLNHLVREGINPDIIAQGGKILCFEDVEFRQRFIDSLSFLPMKLSAIPKAMGFKNEKKGYFPHFWNTLENQNYIGPYPAAKYYGVDTMMDKERQEFFEWYNTLSGKVFDLRKELADYCVNDVHILRKGCLAFREQIMSGTGVDPFKCITIASVCLKIFRTHFLTDNTLAIPPHDDYISRQKSFSNSAIQWLEYLSDRGKIPIRHALNEGEVQMGQYFLDGYFTDGHTQNAFEFLGCFFHGCDKCFPANARHPLSKIGQTFEDVKQHSLQKIKNLQNIYNMHVTTIWEHEWNEMKRTDQDVIAFLKRFDFPERLKPRQALFGGRTNALHLHYVAQPGERIDYYDFTSLYPYVNKTKNYPVGHPTIIFRDFEPLENYFGLFRIKILPPRGLWAPVLPYRVKNKLLFPLCRVCAELQQQQCCKHADEERALTGSWCSVEVMKALEKGYRVLKVFEIWHFPKQTHDLFAGYINRFLKTKQESSGYPSWVKDESDQKEYVKRYKENEGIELDPSRIEVNQAKRSVAKLALNSLWGKMCQRSDRINTCLISDPNQFLEFMFSDTYDVSHFSFPNRQMALVQWRYADTRFIKPSKANVFIGIFTTAYARLELYKLIDGLQQRCLYTDTDSVIFKSKDGDWMPPLGDYLGELTSELDHGDHIVEFVSSGPKSYGYRTRYGKTVMKVKGITLNYTNAKIVNLSSLIDLVDKSVKSPDCIDEIMTSNNQIVRDKRGFHLKNKSQTKRFRVVYDKRVLLPDSATIPYGY, from the coding sequence ATGTCTAGGAAAAGGTGTgataattgttttaatattgaagcCAAGAGGTGTAAAATCAGACAGGAATCTGAATATGCCCCCAGCACATCCGATCATTTAACTTGTGAATGTGTATCAGATACAGAACTTACACTCAACTTACAGCATGACCATTTCCATCAGTTAAACCAAAGTTTAGATAGACTACGGAATGAATGTAATCCTTCTGTAATAGAAGCTGTTAATCGGCTTAACGAAAGTTTAGCTTTAACGCCCGACCTCAATAATGTTACGGAACAGTCTGTAACAACGCCTCAAAATGTAACGCAAGAGTCAAACATAGATTTGTTTCACAATCTAAACCAAAGTTTAGATAGACTTCGGAATGAATGTAATCCTTCTCTATTAGACGCTGTTAATCGGCTTAACGAAAGTTTAGCTTTAACGCCCGATCGCAATAATGTTACGGAACAGTCTGTAACAACGGCTCAAAATGTAACGCAAGAGCCGATGGTTGATTTGTTTCACAATCTAAACCAAAGTTTAGATAGACTTCGGAATGAAGCGGATAATGAAAATCAACATTCGCACACTTTGTCATCCGGGTCTAATCAAGCTTTCAGTGTAACAGTTCACAATAACGAGaatgtacaggatcagataggataTGGTGTAGAAGGTGAAATACCGCAGGATATACATGTAAACAGGATAGACAGATTCAACACCACAGAAATTAGACGGCCTCTAAACTTTTCCTCATTGGGAAACGTTGAATCTTTCGATGAATTTTACAACTATGTGATGGAAGTTTTTAACCAAACCGTCGAGGTAGCAAATGGTTATATTGGTCCGAAGGATTCAGTATATGTGGAAATTCAAGGAGATTCGCTCAACGTTTCAGCGAGCGTTGAAGTAATCGACGGAGTCATAAACCCTAATGATATTGTAACAATGATTGAACAAAGCATGCAGAGCAAATTTGAAATTCTTTCCGACGAAACTCTACAAATTGTGATTCGAATTGTACACCCGCCGCGCGGAGGCGCGCGCGTTAAGTTCTCACAAATGTTCAATTCAGAAATTGTTCGGAACAAATTGAAACATCTGTTTGATTTTCAAAATAAAGACAACCTCTGTTTCGCCCTATGTGTTTCCAAACTACTGAATCCAGACCTAAACGATTACCAAGTAGAGCACATTGCAAAACGGTTACAAGCCGATGTAGGGATGTCTGAAAATGACGCCGTTAGCTTTGCCGACATTTCATTGTTTGAAAAGTTACTCGATTGTAAAATCGTAGTGATGTACAGGGATGCTGTCAAAAAAGGGTACTCGTTTTTCCAAAACAGTACGATACCTCACGAAAAAACATTGTTCCTATTCCTGCATGAAAACCATTACTACGGTGTTAAAAACCTTAAGGCTGTGCTGGGTACCGGGTACGTTTGTTCTCACTGCTACGCGGGGTATAACGATGAGAATCATCATAAATGCGAGTACAGATGCAACGTTTGTCAGGATAACGATTGTCCCAAGCTTCCTAAAAATACGGTGCAATGTCAAGACTGTTTGAGGTTATGTAGAACACCGTATTGTTACGAAAAGCACAAGGTCAAAGACGACTCTGGTAAAAATTTGTGTGAAACTAGATTCTACTGTGCACAGTGTAACACCGTGCAGCACGGTAGAAAAGGGACCAGCAAACACAGTTGTCGCGCAAACCTATGCCGTCAATGCGGTGCTAAAGTAAACCCTGAATTTGAACACGAATGTTTTATAACGCCTCTAGAAAAGgaaaagaacaacaaaaagtacattttttacgATTTTGAAACCAATCAAGAGTCAGGAAATCACATCGCAAATTTTATATGTTGCAGTACTTTTAAGGGTAAAGTTTGGACGGCTGAAGGACCCGATTGTGTTTCAGCGTTTTTTAAACGCTACCGTAGAAAGAAATACAAAGGCTACACGTTCTTGGCGCACAACGCTAGAAGTTACGATTCGTACATTTTATTGAATCATTTGGTCCGAGAGGGGATCAACCCCGACATCATAGCGCAAGGTGGTAAAATATTGTGCTTTGAAGATGTCGAGTTCAGACAGAGATTCATAGAcagtctctcttttctccctatGAAGCTGAGCGCGATTCCCAAGGCTATGGGATTCAAGAatgaaaaaaagggttattttCCTCATTTCTGGAACACTCTTGAAAACCAGAATTACATCGGCCCATACCCGGCAGCCAAATATTACGGTGTAGACACCATGATGGATAAAGAGAGACAAGAGTTTTTTGAATGGTACAATACTCTGTCTGGCAAGGTGTTTGACCTCAGAAAAGAGTTGGCCGATTATTGCGTGAATGACGTTCACATTCTCAGAAAGGGGTGTTTAGCATTCAGGGAGCAGATAATGAGCGGTACGGGTGTAGATCCTTTCAAATGCATCACCATAGCCAGCGTCTGTTTGAAAATCTTTAGAACACATTTTCTGACGGACAATACCTTGGCTATACCACCGCATGATGATTATATCAGCAGACAGAAGTCGTTCTCAAACTCTGCTATTCAATGGCTCGAGTACCTCTCAGACAGAGGGAAAATTCCGATTCGACACGCTCTCAACGAAGGTGAAGTTcaaatgggtcaatattttttagaCGGTTATTTTACCGACGGCCACACGCAAAATGCTTTCGAGTTCTTAGGATGCTTTTTTCACGGATGTGATAAATGTTTCCCTGCAAACGCGCGTCACCCTCTAAGTAAAATTGGACAAACCTTCGAAGATGTTAAACAACACTCTTtgcaaaaaattaagaatttgCAAAACATCTACAATATGCACGTTACAACAATCTGGGAACACGAGTGGAACGAAATGAAAAGGACAGATCAGGACGTAATAGCGTTTCTCAAACGTTTTGACTTTCCCGAGCGTTTGAAACCGAGACAAGCTCTTTTTGGCGGCCGTACAAACGCGTTACATTTACATTACGTAGCTCAGCCCGGAGAGAGAATCGATTATTACGATTTTACATCGTTATACCCCTACGTAAACAAGACAAAAAACTACCCCGTAGGTCACCCAACCATCATTTTCCGCGATTTTGAACCGTTGGAAAATTATTTCGGCCTCTTCAGAATAAAAATTTTACCCCCTAGGGGCCTTTGGGCCCCCGTTCTCCCTTATAGGGTGAAAAACAAGCTTTTGTTCCCTCTGTGTAGGGTGTGTGCCGAGTTACAACAGCAGCAATGTTGTAAACATGCTGACGAGGAGAGGGCTCTTACGGGTAGTTGGTGTAGCGTGGAGGTTATGAAGGCTCTCGAAAAAGGCTACAGAGTGTTGAAAGTTTTCGAAATCTGGCACTTTCCTAAACAGACGCATGATTTGTTTGCCGGATACATCAACAGGTTTCTCAAGACAAAACAGGAGAGCTCAGGTTACCCGTCTTGGGTAAAGGACGAATCTGATCAAAAAGAATACGTTAAAAGGTACAAGGAAAACGAAGGCATAGAACTCGATCCGTCTCGCATAGAGGTTAACCAGGCCAAGAGATCTGTGGCAAAGTTGGCGTTGAATTCTTTGTGGGGTAAGATGTGTCAGAGGTCTGATAGGATTAATACTTGTCTAATCAGCGATCCCAACCAATTTCTAGAGTTCATGTTCTCGGACACGTACGACGTCAGTCACTTTTCTTTTCCGAACCGTCAGATGGCGCTGGTTCAGTGGCGTTACGCAGACACCAGATTCATCAAACCGAGTAAAGCTAACGTGTTTATCGGAATATTCACTACCGCTTACGCTAGACTCGAGCTGTACAAGCTGATAGATGGTCTGCAACAAAGATGTCTCTATACGGATACAGACTCTGTCATTTTCAAAAGTAAAGATGGCGATTGGATGCCCCCCCTAGGCGATTACTTAGGCGAGTTAACGAGTGAATTGGATCACGGAGATCATATTGTGGAATTTGTCAGCTCTGGACCAAAGTCCTACGGTTATCGAACTCGTTATGGGAAGACTGTAATGAAGGTAAAGGGTATAACGTTAAACTATACCAACGCCAAAATTGTGAATCTGAGCTCTTTGATAGATCTGGTTGACAAAAGTGTGAAAAGCCCCGACTGTATCGACGAAATTATGACGTCCAACAATCAAATCGTCAGAGATAAAAGAGGTTTTCACTTGAAAAACAAATCACAAACTAAACGTTTCCGAGTAGTGTACGATAAACGCGTTCTATTACCGGATAGCGCCACAATTCCTTACGgatattaa
- the LOC125805028 gene encoding uncharacterized protein LOC125805028 isoform X3 — protein sequence MESELCNNSTFSNYQCNETPGVNYIQKPPTPYELTAETRSSSPIYITDTPPNSSTIPGCDSPAYTNNGNQSPYNVILNSPSYSPTIPNRESDQQSPAKGYQYSHNDTLSDSDVNANDDLRDDLRDLRHLHKSVSLTFKKLMRVKTHGSRVQSKHVHALCKKRVSLYMNQCTTLLNKHHV from the exons ATGGAGTCTG agTTATGTAATAATTCAACGTTCAGCAACTATCAATGCAACGAAACACCAGGGGTCAATTATATCCAAAAACCTCCAACTCCATAcg aacTGACTGCTGAAACAAGAAGCAGCAGTCCCATTTACATCACTGATACTCCACCCAACAGCTCCACAATTCCAG GGTGTGATTCTCCTGCGTATACCAATAACGGTAATCAATCTCCATACA atgtaATCCTGAACTCTCCATCCTACTCTCCAACAATCCCTA ATCGTGAATCTGATCAACAATCCCCTGCGAAAGGTTATCAGTACAGCCATAATGACACGCTTTCCG ATTCCGATGTTAACGCCAATGATGATCTGAGGGACGATCTACGCGATCTACGCCACCTTCACAAGTCTGTGTCTTTGACGTTCAAGAAACTCATGCGCGTGAAAACACACGGGTCAAGAGTTCAAAGTAAGCATGTTCATGCATTGTGTAAGAAACGTGTGAGCCTTTATATGAATCAATGTACTACCCTACTCAATAAACACCATGTCTAG